ATCATAAGTGATGATAGTAACTATATTAGTAGAAGTGTAAATATGGATAAGCAATTACGtctaatcatatatttgaagaaagattataattttttaaaggccaaacgactatttcccacctaaggtttagcgttttctcaaatgtcccccctttaactatggaaataccaaacacccacccatgaccggttagatttaacagaatcctaacgcctaaaaatttaatctcattttcccccctaaaagtttaaaaactaacattttttccttaagctaagtttgaaaagattgtattttcccccctagggtttatttccaaacccttccaatttccaaacccttctccgTCGCTTTCTCCGGCTCCATCACCGACCGTCTTTccctcccaacggtttctcttccaccgacgacccctctcaactcgacctcaacgCATCCGATGTAGAGAGAAGCcttctgggaagagaaatcatcttcccagaccactcgtcgtctgggaagacgaagaacttcgtctttcccggcaaagttcttcgtcttccacagcttctccgactccgattgaaagtccaaatgggaggaaagagatctctGAAAagtgaggatgcttcgggagggagagaccgtcggcaatggagccggagaccgtcggcaatgcttcgggagggtgaaactgcgattttttaaaatttaggctggGGGgggggaaattttagtttttaaagtttaggagggcaaaatatattctattttagtttatttttaatattctagagaaaatgacgattttacccttatcaccgttagagttttgttaaatctaaccggtcatgggtgggtgtttgatgtttccatagttaaaggggggacatttgagaaaaaactaaaccttgggtgggaaatagtcatttggccttttttaaaatattaggaaccatcaatgaaattattttagtGGTTTTATAGAAACCACTAGACTGACACCCTAATGAACCATTAGTTTTATTTGCGTTATCTTATTTAGtggttaatgaaaattttaaagcatCAAGAGGcaaatttttaaaccattaGCCTTTATTAAACAAAGTTTTATTTGGGATTGAAAAGTGTTACGTGGAAAAGTGTTTTGGGGCGTGGGAATAATCTAAACGAAGAATATTATTCGAAACTAGGCAGCATAAACTAAGCATTTTAACGACATAGTATCTATGAAATTAAAATACTGTAACATGACGGATAATGGTGAAGTACTAGAAACACTTAAAAACTCTTAATAAAGTAATGCACGCCCTAGGTTTATATAATGCTTCCACAAACTGAAATTCGATAGAACATGTCAAATAATGAAGTTGTTTTTCAAGCATTGGGCTTGAGGTGGCCTTCATTTGCTGACTTGAAGATCTTTGCTTGAGCTGCTGCAGACTTGTCCGAGTGAAGTCCTGACACGAAGCTCTGCCTCACTTGGTCGTTCGTGAAAGGAAACCTGTGATTCACCAAAGAGTTGAGCCAGGATGCGGTTCCTTCTCGGTAAAGTGCTCCATAACCATCACTACGTGTGTTGGAAAGTGCTTGCTGCAAGCTCATGCTTGCGCCTACACCAGGAAGGCTAGTGACTCCGAATGCGTTGCCCAATGTACCCCACCAGCCAAGCAAACCCCATATCAAACTCGGGTGATTACTCCAATAGCTGCAAATAAACATATAGTTTAGTTGGTGACAGAAAAGAGTTCATGTTAATTGTAAGCGGTTTAAAGATATTGACTTACGTGCAGGTGCCGGGGATGGGTGAGAATGGAGGTGACGGAGTACTAGGGGTGCCTGGATCATATGGCGGGCTAACAATGACAGGAGGACTTTCACCACCAGAAGGAGGGTTTGATGGTGTTGAGGGGGTTGATGGGGTGGCGGGTTCTTGTGGTGGGTTTCCACAGTTTGAAGGCGGTGATGGTGAAGATGGTGTAGGATTGTAGCTTCCTCCATGTGAAGGGGTTGGCGTTCCATGGTGAGAAGTTGGTGAACCATGCGATGGCGTACTTCCATGTGGTGGACTCCCGTGTGAGCCTGCATTTACAGCAAATTAAAAGTAGCTCTATCGAaaatgttttatgaaaaaaGTTACTCTATTATAAGCCTGTCAATGTTATCCTTCTAAAAGCTTTTTTTACTTATATCTAACCatgtaaaatgaaaaaaagtggGGTGTGTATGTGTGTGAGGTAGAGAGACCTGAAGGGGGAGTTCCAGTATTTGGGTCTGGAGAGTAGTAGTTCTTTTGATCTTCAAAACGAATGGACATAGCAGGAAGCACCATCTGGCCTTGGAAGATCAACCAAGTAGCCATTATCCACAAGAAAAAAGATGCATTTCTTTCCCTGGCCATGGATGATATAAtacaaacaaagaagaagaaagaatagaGGAAATGGGATGGTGTGTCTGGTTGAGAAAGGGCACAGGTGAATATAAAGAGTTGACAGGGTGAAGTAAATATGAGCAGGTGGAGGAGTGTGAGGTTAGTTGATATTTTGCAGGAGCATTTATATGAACCATTAATAACATTGCTTTCTGCAATAATGCTAGTTGATACCCCTCATATAAACAATATGCATGCTTGCCAATATCGGCTCAGTTTATGATAGGCAGTTGATATGTATACATAAGAAAGGGAAACCAAAGTACTCAACTACTCAAGtaatcataaataaaagaaataaaaaatttttgtacCAACTCTAATAAGTAATCACTTGTAGGAATATTATATAAACCGATCAATTacagttaatatatttttttaatctaattgagtgattttaaaaaaataaataaataaataattatattatttaatctcaTGTTAACATatgaatttgtatataaattcattaaatttatttatatgtgataaatttatttatatgtgacAGAgccaatattatattatttcacaCAGAAGACTATATAATGACATTACATCTGATACAACGACATTCTTCAAAGAATATGAATATACTTAACAATATATATTCATGTAGAACAATtatcagcttttttttttttttatgggtttaATTGTGGGATATTGTGTGTCGACTGTCAGCTCAATACCTTCCAAAATTTTGCTGTCACATTCAAGCTGCCATTGCTTCTGAAGATAAATGTGACGTTCGAACCTGTAGAAACGGAAAAGCCAAAGGACAAGTACCCACTCCCCGACACACTAGATTTGGCCAGCCCCAACTCGCCATTCATATCGATCTACTgcataatatattacataaatattaaaaaaaaagttggacAATATAATTTATGTGGTTATAATGGTAGAATGAGGAGGAACAATATCTGACAACTACACATGGGAAGAAGACGGTGGGAGGAAAGAGAGAGAGTCCACGATACTGAAAGTGGAGGAGGGGTGTTGCCTGAAACTTGATTTCTGTGGCAGAAAGTTGGTGCGTTTGTACGACAAATATAAGCAGAATAGTAAATAACGCAGTGAAGATGGTGACGCATTTAGTGTCTGCAGTTGAACCTAACTTTGACCAGCATTTACCAGAGAGACAGTCAATTTCCACTCCGATTCAGAGTTATCAACAATAATGGCtgtattttctatttattttttatcttcatgGCCTTGACTGATTAAGCTAGTTACAGCTTAGCTCTGTCCTGGCC
This sequence is a window from Mangifera indica cultivar Alphonso chromosome 5, CATAS_Mindica_2.1, whole genome shotgun sequence. Protein-coding genes within it:
- the LOC123216264 gene encoding protodermal factor 1-like, which produces MARERNASFFLWIMATWLIFQGQMVLPAMSIRFEDQKNYYSPDPNTGTPPSGSHGSPPHGSTPSHGSPTSHHGTPTPSHGGSYNPTPSSPSPPSNCGNPPQEPATPSTPSTPSNPPSGGESPPVIVSPPYDPGTPSTPSPPFSPIPGTCTYWSNHPSLIWGLLGWWGTLGNAFGVTSLPGVGASMSLQQALSNTRSDGYGALYREGTASWLNSLVNHRFPFTNDQVRQSFVSGLHSDKSAAAQAKIFKSANEGHLKPNA